The Falco biarmicus isolate bFalBia1 chromosome 1, bFalBia1.pri, whole genome shotgun sequence DNA segment agagttCCCGACAGCAGCTCTGGTTTTAATAACAGCAAATCAATGGATGCCCGATTCCGGCCAGAGCAAACTCCAGCGCTTCCTTCCCTGGCCTCCCTGGCCCctgccttctctgcagggcagaAAGGACCAGGATGGGAGATCCGACCTGGTTGACTGCATGTGCATTTCTGAGTGCTGATGGCCCTGCACCTGTCTGCCCTGTCTGCTTcaccctgtcccagctgtgctgcctgcaccccGGCATTGCCTGGCTTGGCTGCATTGCATGGGAGGGGATAGGAGGGGATGTTGGGGGTCCtcgctgcccctgcccagcccctgtCTGTGCCCATCATGTGCAGGTGCTGcttgcagggctgctctgtggctgggcattcccagctgctcccagctgctcgcttcccccagccccatgcagtGATTCAGCCCCCCTTCCCCACGGGGTTTGCACAAACCTCCCTGCTCTCTTTGTGCTTGTTTTGAGAACAGATTAGTCATGGCTCTTAGCTGGCTTCCAGCAAACTGCACAACAGCACCATGGAAAAACGAGAACAGCAAAGTGATGACTCAGCAGGGCTCACACTCCTGTGTCCCCTGGGTACCAACTGtcccctgctcctgcatggccctgggcactggtggaGACCAGCCAGTGGATGCAGCAGCTGGGCCAAGGCAGAGGGGCGATGCAGGGAAAGAGAGCCCCAGGGCAGTGCCTGCCTGGAAGCAGCAACGAGCAGGGGCttggggcggggcggggggggggcggggggggcgggggtgctggctggccaGGTCCATGGGGGTGATTGAGTGCAGCCTCCACCTTGTCCCCAAACCCCCTCCTGTGGAGGGtcccccccagccagccagcatctCACCGCTCCAAGTTCTCCCTGCCACTTGGGTGGCTGGAGCATcctggtgccagcagctccagctcagcACCCCAGGAAGGCTGTGTGGGTGCAGGGGCTACCACGGTGCAGAGAGGCTTCTGAGtgcctgccaggctgcagctccaCTCCCTGGAGCTACATGGCTGGGGATCCCCAGTGCTGCGGGCTCAGCAGGCACCCCCAGGCACCAGGGCCCTTGTGGCCACACCtgtgtgccaggctgtgccagtgACAGGAACTCCTGGGGCGGGCCCTTACCGTACCTCACACCTCGCTCTGCAGCCCTTTATTGCCCTGCCTTGGCTGGCTGCCCGGCAGCACGGTGTGCTGCCAAGTCTTCATGCCAGGTGGTTTATCGTGATCCCATGGCGCTGGACACCAACTGGTGTTGGCTGCCAAGGATGAACAATGTAATTGCTGGAATTACAGTAAAGTGCTCCCATTCCCACTCATTAAATGCTGAATCGGGGCCCTTGGGTCCTTGCAGGGAacatctgctccagctgtgccctCTGCCAGCCACACGCCCTGTCCTTGCCCAGCATGGTGCTGCCTCCACCCAttgcccccagcctggccggctcaggctggagctgctctctgctgatGGGCCCTGGGAGCTGTGGGACAGCCCCACCAGGCTTATGGGGACATTTGGGGCCCCTGGCATCGTGCagcggtggggagggggaaggcacGCAGGGCTGGACTGGGAGCAGCAGCGCCAGCCCCATGGATGCAGAGTCCCACATCCAGCAACCCTATCCCCAGCTGCGTGTGCAGTGTTGCCACCGCCTGCTCCTGCACTGGGGCCGAGGCCAGGGCTGATGCGAGGCCAAGGGATGCTTCAGGGCTGGGGTTTGgcacctgcccacagctgctctgccagggtCATCCAAGGACTCTGCACTATGCTGGGCAAACACACCAAAGGCAGCTGGCAGCCTGCTGCCCGGAGCACCCATGGGGACCTCCCATGACATGCCATCGGCATGCCTGTGCCCAGCGGtgaccacagccagcagcaggtgcCTTGCCACTCCCTGCAAATGCAGGTGCAAGAGCAGTGCGGGCCAGGGCCTGGGTCACTGGTCAGGGAGCAGGAGACGGCTGACCCAGGGGAGGGTGCAGGATGGCGTCTGCCCATGTGCCAGCATTCTCAGCCCACCCTGGACATGGCCCTCCTGGGATGACACTGGTGGCGCTTGGCAGTGGGACCTTCCAGCTCCGGTGCAGGGGCACATCTGGGGCTGCAGGACATGGCCCACTGCTGTCCACCCACCCGGCAGCCCCGGCGCtgggctgctgcttcctctgcctTGGCTGTGTACCCAGCTGCGGGACGGAGCAGGGGGGTCTGTGGCTGCCATTGCCACAGCAACGCGGCTTTGTTTGAAACCTTCCTCTGAAATGTCAAGCTTTTgggttccagctgctgctgctgggatgaAAACTTCCTCTCAGGCTGTGGAAACACACTGGGGTGGGTGTTTCCACTCTGAGCATCTGCCTCCATGTGAGCAGCAAGATCTGTGCCCTGTGCCGTGGCTGGTGGCTGTAGGGCACCGGGCTGAGACCTGGGCAGGCGCTGGagtgggcaggggcagcggggTTGTGGGAGAGGCTCGTTCCTTGCAGGGTCCTGGGGTGAAGGGTCTGCATCTCTCAGTGCTggctgggagggcagcaggaccCCCGGCCCAGCTGatgggtgagggggagtgatGGGCTGGTGGATGTGGCTGCTGGGTGGTGGGGCCAGGGCAGCGCAGCCTCGCAGAGCTGCTGATGGAAGAAGTGAGGAATcggcagctgctggctccctctGAGCTGACTTTGGATctggctggagaagcagcaacagAGAGGGGTTTCCATGGGGACGTACACAGGCATCCCAAAATACACCCTGGCTAGGGCATGGGGgtcccactgcagccctgcacTCCCCGCCTGctcacagccctgctggggcagggaagagccAGGGGCCAAGCCAGGCATGCAATGAAGGGGCTCAGGGCAGCCCCCGTGCCTCCACCAGCCACCAAGGCTCTGCCTCCTTTGTGCCAGTGGATGGGTGACCGCTGGCTGAGCTCCTGCCACGGCCAGGGATCTCATGCCACCCCACAGGGCCAGGCTGTGTGCACCTGCCCGGGGCAGAGGGGCAAGACCAGGGGATGCTGTGGGACCAGGGGACTTCCATGGGCCCCGGGGATGTCAGACTGCAGGGCTGCACATCCTTGCCTCTCCTCCAGTGCGGGCAGCCATCACTTGTCCCaagcctgcagccagggcagccggtgccagccTTGGTCTGTGCCGCAGATCCTGAGCTTGTTCTTCCCGGCAGCATGCTGGAGAGCAGATGTCTCAGTCCCTGTTCCCAGCCATCCCCCTGGCCCACAGAGGAATTGCCATGTAGGAAGCAGGTGGTGCCATTTACAGTAagtccccagctgctgcacagcccttTCCTGCATCCTACTGGGAAACGTGGCAGTGGATGTGGGAACGTCCTGGCGTTGTAGAGCTGAGGCAGGAGGAAGTGGGCGAGGGGTGTGCCACGAGGTCGGGGTGTTTGTGCTGAGCTCCCTGCCTAGTTCTGCCACTGTGGCAGCTGttggtgctgctgctcactgccaCCTTCCTCGGGTGGCGGCCGAGTCCTGGGTGCAAGGACAAGAGAGGCTGGTGGGTGACCAGCCCCTCGGGTGACAGCCCAGCCAGCCCAAGGGGACACCCATCGGGTGCCCCATGGGGTGCCACCTCCCTCCCACTGAAGACTGTGGGTCATGCCTGTCCCCACGGCCAACTGGTCCCATGGGATCTCTTGGATGGGCCAGCACGGGGCCAGCGcctgcactgcagcctgccctgcctgcacatCCTGCCTGCAGGGAGCCGGCAAGGCCCAGGTGGGACAAGAGCGTTCCAAGCTGGAAGGTCCCCTCCTGGCATCGCTACTGCTCCTGTGAGGGGACGGGGCTGCTCTCCACACACTAGTGGCTGAGGACAGGCTGCTGGTCCCAGTGTGGGACTGGGGTGCCCTCGTGAGtctgtgctgctccccagggatgGCCTCTGGCTGTGCCCGGCCGGGCTTTGCCGCACAGCTGGggtccctgcagcagagcagtggtgcCCTGCTGGCCTTGCCGGCTGCCGTTCTGCCTGCCCCCCTGGGGCTCTCTGCCTGCCACAATCACAGGCTGCACTTGTTTCCTGTTTTTGGGTCTGCAGATGCTGGTACGCAGCAGAGCAGGTTTCCTGCACCCCCTGACCCCGCAGCATTCGGGTTTGCCACCCTGGCGGACACTTTCTTCTCATGCCAGTGATGCGCCAGCAGTGTGGTGGGAAGCATTGgtggctgccctgtgcccctgTGGGGAGGatctgggcagggcagggggttccacaggcagcaggggagctgcctgtccctgcctgacCACCCTCCTGTGCCTCAGTACCTTGGTGGGCTTTCGTGTGGCCCTGTTCATGCTTGCCTTGCTCCACACAGCCACCATCGCAGTGTGGAGGAGGTGGTGGcactggggacaggctgtgcttacagctgctgtgagttctgctgGTTTTCAGCCTGTGGCTCCCATGCTGCCTGGAGAGGTTTGTGAGCCAGAGGTCTCCCCAcctgggaggcagctgggaaTGAGCCAGATCCCACAAGCTGGTCATGCATGGGTGCACAGGGCTGCAGTCACCTAAAGGTGTAGTCACACcaggtttgggttgtttgtgcTCAGAGCAGGTGAGCGGAGCTTTTGGCTGACCTGACCCAtcccatgccatgccatgccatccCATCTCATGCTATCCCATGCCATgtcatgccatgccatgccatgccatccCTTCCTATTCTGTCCTGTCCCATCCTTTCCTTGCTGGTGCCAGCTCAGCCCCAACACAGAGGAAAGCCTGTAGGTGGCTTCAGCCTCCAGCTGTGTGCTGCCCGTCCAGCGCCGGGAGGACAGGGCCCACGGccactgcccagcacagggtGTTGTGCCAGTGCCAGTGCCTGTGCTGACACTGGTGCCTGTGTGGTGCCTGGTCCATCCCAGTGCTGGTGTGGCACAGCAAGGAGACTAGATGCCCTACTTAGCTGCTGGGTTACCTGGCTTGGCTCACTGTGGCTGCCTCTGTGCTCGCTGCCAGCTGGTCCTCAAGCTGCCCCAAGTCCCCCATTGGGGGTGCTAGCTGACTGCCGGAGTGCTCCTGGCCAGGCGGGTGGGAGCTGGGGCCTCAGggtgagcagggctgcagcacctgctcagccccagctcagTGGGCAGCCTCACTACACCTGCTTGGTGCCCGACCCCAGGAGACATGGAGTGGACGGAGCTGTGGGACAGCAGTGTCCTAGTCCCGCTCTTGTTGCCCCATTTGCTGTCCAGCTCCGGGCACTGCCATGCAACGTAAAGGTCTAACCACAGCTGAGAATGCCTTCCCCATCCAGGAAGCCTCTGTGGGGGTGAGCTCAGctggccccggccccagccgcAGGGCAGAGGGGAACTGGCTGCCTGTGACATGCTCGATCGGCCACTTACGAAACATGGGGCCAAGTCCGCTCGGCTTTTCTGGAGAAGGCGAGAGGTTTGTGAAACCTTCAGCAGGGATTTGCCCACTGGCCGCCGCgtcactgctgctgcaaggTTGGGTTTATTCCAAGAAACCCGTGGGGTTGGCGGAGCTTCCCGGACTCTCAACTCAGCAGTGGGTTGCAGCATCGCTGCGGCctgagcaggagggaagaggcCCCCGAACAGCAGCGCAGACACCCGGGGCCCTTTTGGGAAGCGGCAAACCAGAGCTGCTCCCACAGGGATGGGGGAGCTGGGCTCTGAccgggggtgctgggcagggctgctgcaggcaccctgctctgccccaccgTGTGGCGCTGCAAGCCCCCTCACTCTGccagggggtgctggggtgctgagcccccccagcccccggttCTCCATCCCCTCCTGTGCCTTGTTCTGCCCTGCGAGGCTCCAGGCGCCTCCCTGGGTGCTGTGAGCGCTGCAGGGGCAATGCTCCCTGCCTGCcgggggctgctctgccccgcggtgctgctcccacccagttccctggcatggggctgggagTCACCGGTGCTGCCAGGAGCCCTGACGTCGGGGATGTGCCTCGGCAAGGCCTGGCGGGTGGCCACCCGCGCACATGGACATTCTTCACATAGCTCTGGCGGGTGCCTGGGCAGGCTGCATGGCGCTTCCTGGCAGCCTGTGAGCCACAGCCCCAGAGAGCAGCACCAAAATAGATGCTGGGACCATGCCGTGCCTGTGGCCTGAGTGGGCACATTTGCCATCCCTCTGCTCCAGGGTGAATCCTAAGGGAAGCCTTTCCCTAGCAGCTGGGGTTCCCTGGGCCCGAGCACAGTGCGTGATGCCTGGCACAATGCCTGACacagtgtggggctgggggtgctgtgctggaggggctgtgcagcacagggtgcctgggcacagcctgctcctcGCTGCCCGGGGCTCTGTGGGGTTGCAGGGGGCTGGACCTCTCCCAGGAGTTTCCCCTACTCCCCCTGaatgcagctctccagccaggcACCTCATTCCCCTCCAGGCAGCCTGAACTGCAGGTTCATTCCCATGGCTGGTCCACTCTGAAGAAGGCAAGAGTAGTGGGCCAGGTGCTCCTGGGGGCTGGAAGACCCCTGGGGGAaatcctctccctcctcctccttttgtACCCTTGGGCATCTGCTCCGGTCCTGGCTGGGGTCTGATGGGTGGGGGTCTGCACAGGACAGCCCTGGGACAGAGCTTTTGACTCTGTATTATGCAGGTGAGCAGGACCTCAGCTTCCCTGCTTAACCCTCTCTGCATTCCAGCTTAACCCCTCCTCCCGAGCctgctgcacctgcagcagAAGCGCCACAAACCCTTTTCTACCCCAGTGCCTCTCAGTGTCCTGTTCGCGGAGCTCTTCACTCATCATGCACCACCTCCACCTTCCCCTCCTGAaagtgggctgggggcaggaggggcacgCTGCAGAGCATGGCATGCGTGCTGAGAGGGCTGCACTCTGAGCTATGCCACGGGCCAGTCTTGGCCACCAACTTGGCTCCTCCAGGCCCAGGGCGATGGGCCGTGTCCCACCATCCAGGGACCATTTGCAGCTGCACCATGCTCCTGAAGCCAGGAGCAGAACCCATCCCCGCAGTGCCTTGTGGCTTGGCCCGGTAAGCAACTTGCAGGGCTTAGACATACCTGAGCGCTGGGACAGTGCTTATGCACGCCGGGCTGTGAGTCACTGCGGTGGGATCACCCTGGCACAGCGAGCAGCTCCAGGAAGCCAGTGCTTATGTGGTGTAAACACTGTCCCGGCGTTGCAGCAAGGGCAGCATCCAGGGAGAGACATGTATTATTGCCAGGGGTCTCAAGCAAGCTCAGGGGtgcaagggagaaaacaaaccagatctgaggtttttaattaaaaaatagtgcTCTTTATTATAAATTATGGAAACATCTCCCTTttgaatataaatataaataatatgtGCAAAGTTTcatctgagttttgttttggttgaaTTTTCAAGCATGTTTTTGCTCAGCCCTCGAGGCTGGAGGTGAAGATGGAATCTTTATAAAAGACAGTGATTCACGTTGGCCTGTAAACATCCCTTcggttaaaaaagaaataaaactttaaaaagccagaaaaaccCAACCACTTCTCCAGGCAGACGCAGAAAAGCACTTGCAAGACGATGTGCTCCAGGGGATATTCCTGCCACGTTCCTGCAGGAATCGGTGCCCCCACAGAGCAGTGTGGCCAGGGTCTGTGGGAAGcagccaggcagaggaggggtGCAACGCTCGGGGTAAtggtccagcagcagcaccaggtcCTCAGGGTGTGCCTTGCAAACGTAGTCTTGCTGGACTTTCAGCAGTGATGGGACACGCTGTTTCCCCTCTGGCTTCATGACTTGTCACCGGACTGTTATCACTCAACGTCACCAAATGATGTGCAGTGACCCAGACCATAGGGCAGGGAGAATATTAAGGCTAAGTCCCCTGGAAAATAGCAACGAGGGGGAAAGGCAGCGACCTGGTGTGAAAGGAGCTTCCACCCACAAGGAGGCAGCAAGAGGTAAAGTACAGTACGGGCAAAAACCACTTTCCCCTTAAAACTGAGGAAAAGCGATCAGGCACTAGCTGGACTCAAGTGCTTTCCATTCTCTAGTGGTAGAAGGGGCTCTTGCCAGGACACTCCCCAGGTGTGGTCCCACCGCAGCAGCGGGGATGTGGCTGCCGGGGTGCATATCGCTCTGCGCCACGGGTGCCAtcctggctgccccagcccacggGGGCTTTGCCAATGGGCTCTCCCCGGCCGTGACGGGGAGGCCTCTGCACTGGGTGCACTGTAACATCCACAGCCCGACCGGAACAGTCTCCTTCCCCATGGAGAGGGCATGTCACGCTTCCTCAGGGGGTCTCCCCCCAGCACCAAGGgtgccaggcagtgctggctgcagccacagcccatGGTGGCTCGCTCCAGTCCCCCTCTCCCTTTGCCAGAGGGAGAGGCTTGGCGAGCCCTGTGAGTTCCCGTGCTGGTGGGGTGTTGTGCCTGTCCCCTGCTCTTGTGCTTGTAGCGTGTAATCTCGCTCCGCTGGTCCCTTAGAGAGGGGCATCGTACTGGTCCAGGAACTCCTTAATGGGAGCCGGCAGCTGAGTCATCTTCTCGTAGGAGTCCAGGTGCCCGTTGACAGTCTTGcggcagaggtgctggagggtgGAGACGCTGGAGGAGAGCGGGCGGCTCAACACCAAGGGGATCTTCTCACCACCCGAGTAGATGTAGTAGGTGCGCTTGGGGTGCAGGCCCCCCCCTGGCTGCTCGGGGACTGCACAGGGTGCGGGTGGCATGTAGTGATGTACCAGCTTGAGCACGCAGTCGAAGCGGGGCACGGGCTGGCTGCTGCGAGGGTCGCTCTGCAAGGAGAAGCTGCCTCCCTCGCACTGGATGCGCAGGTTCTTGGTGCCAGACTCTGTCTTGACGCTGAGGGTGAAGAAGTGCCGCTGGTCCGAGCTGTCCCTGATGAGGAAGGTGCCGGCCGGCTCGGTGCTCAGCAGCAGGTTGGCCTCACCGCCCGTCACCGTGCTCCAGTAGAAACCGCTCTCCTGCAGCTTGCGCACGGTGTTCACCACCAGCTGGTACTCGCTCTTGGAGCTGAACGTCTTGAGGCGCAGGCTGGTGTCGAGGGGGCGGCTCATCCCGGCGGCGGGGAACTTGCTGTGGGTGACCATGGCGCAGGGAGCCAGCTTTGCGCGCTCGGGGTGCTGCTGccgggagcagctgctgctacaCCATCACCTGCGGCGGAGACGGCAGTGAGCCACGGCACCCCCGGAGCCCGCCTCTCCCCTCCCGGGAGCGCCGGCACCCCCGCTCCCTGGCTATTGCCCTCCTGGGGGCACTGGTATCCTCGGTCCCGGGCCACCACGCTCCCGCACGGGGCACCGGCACCCCCCGAGCCTGGCTCTCCTCTCGCCGGGCAGCACTGCCTCCGCCGGTCCCCGGCTGTCTCACTCCCTGCGGGGACACTGGCATTCCCGGCCCCCAGCTATTGCCCTCCCAGGGCACCGGTATCCCCGGCTACCACCCTCTCCAGGGAGCGCCGCACCCCCCGCTTCTCGGCTGTTGCTCTCCCGGAGCACCGGCATCACCGGCTATCCCACTCCCCGGGGAGCACCGGCATCCCCGGTGCCGGGCTACCCCTCCCGGTGGGACAACCCGGTCCCGC contains these protein-coding regions:
- the SOCS3 gene encoding suppressor of cytokine signaling 3; its protein translation is MVTHSKFPAAGMSRPLDTSLRLKTFSSKSEYQLVVNTVRKLQESGFYWSTVTGGEANLLLSTEPAGTFLIRDSSDQRHFFTLSVKTESGTKNLRIQCEGGSFSLQSDPRSSQPVPRFDCVLKLVHHYMPPAPCAVPEQPGGGLHPKRTYYIYSGGEKIPLVLSRPLSSSVSTLQHLCRKTVNGHLDSYEKMTQLPAPIKEFLDQYDAPL